In Streptomyces chartreusis NRRL 3882, the following are encoded in one genomic region:
- the aroC gene encoding chorismate synthase — translation MSRLRWLTAGESHGPALVATLEGLPAGVPITTDMVADHLARRRLGYGRGARMKFERDEITFLGGVRHGLSLGSPVAIMVGNTEWPKWEQVMAADPVDPEILDGLARNAPLTRPRPGHADLAGMQKYGFDEARPILERASARETAARVALGAVARSYLKETTGIEIVSHVVELAAAKAPYGVYPTPADVEKLDADPVRCLDADASKAMVAEIDQAHKDGDTLGGVVEVLAYEVPVGLGSHVHWDRRLDARLAAALMGIQAIKGVEVGDGFDLARVPGSKAHDEIVATEEGIKRTSGRSGGTEGGLSTGELLRVRAAMKPIATVPRALKTVDVVTGEATAAHHQRSDVCAVPAAGIVAEAMVALVLADAVAEKFGGDSVAETRRNVRSYLDNLAIR, via the coding sequence TTGAGCAGGTTGCGCTGGCTGACCGCGGGGGAATCCCACGGTCCCGCACTCGTCGCGACGCTGGAGGGTCTTCCCGCCGGCGTGCCGATCACCACGGACATGGTGGCGGACCATCTCGCGAGGCGGCGCCTGGGCTATGGGCGCGGTGCCCGGATGAAGTTCGAGCGGGACGAGATCACCTTCCTCGGCGGCGTCCGGCACGGCCTCAGCCTCGGCTCCCCGGTCGCGATCATGGTGGGCAACACCGAGTGGCCGAAGTGGGAACAGGTCATGGCGGCCGACCCGGTCGACCCGGAGATCCTCGACGGCCTCGCCCGCAACGCCCCGCTGACCCGTCCCCGTCCCGGCCACGCCGACCTCGCCGGGATGCAGAAGTACGGCTTCGACGAGGCCCGGCCGATCCTGGAGCGCGCGTCCGCGCGGGAGACCGCGGCCCGCGTGGCCCTCGGGGCGGTGGCCCGGTCGTACCTGAAGGAGACGACCGGCATCGAGATCGTCTCCCACGTGGTGGAGCTCGCGGCCGCGAAGGCGCCGTACGGCGTGTACCCGACGCCCGCTGACGTGGAGAAGCTGGACGCGGACCCGGTCCGCTGCCTGGACGCCGACGCGTCGAAGGCGATGGTCGCCGAGATCGACCAGGCCCACAAGGACGGCGACACCCTCGGCGGTGTGGTCGAGGTGCTGGCGTACGAGGTGCCGGTCGGCCTCGGTTCGCATGTGCACTGGGACCGCCGCCTGGACGCCCGCCTGGCCGCCGCACTCATGGGCATCCAGGCGATCAAGGGAGTCGAGGTCGGCGACGGCTTCGACCTGGCTCGCGTCCCCGGCTCCAAGGCGCACGACGAGATCGTCGCGACCGAGGAGGGCATCAAGCGGACCTCCGGCCGCTCCGGCGGCACCGAGGGCGGGCTGTCCACCGGTGAGCTGCTGCGCGTGCGGGCGGCGATGAAGCCGATCGCGACCGTGCCGCGGGCGCTGAAGACGGTGGACGTCGTCACCGGCGAGGCCACGGCCGCCCACCACCAGCGTTCCGACGTGTGCGCGGTGCCGGCCGCCGGCATCGTCGCCGAGGCGATGGTCGCCCTCGTCCTCGCGGACGCGGTCGCGGAGAAGTTCGGCGGCGACAGCGTCGCCGAGACCCGCCGCAACGTCCGGTCCTACCTCGACAACCTGGCCATCCGATGA
- a CDS encoding shikimate kinase: MSPLIVLVGPMGVGKSTVGQLLAERLGAGYRDTDDDIVAAQGRTIAEIFVEEGEPAFRAIEKQAVREALAGHDGVLALGGGAVLDPDTRAMLAGQRVVYLSMDVEEAVKRTGLNAARPLLAINPRKQWRELMEARRHLYEEVATAVVATDGRTPEEVTRAALDALELKEA, encoded by the coding sequence ATGAGCCCGCTGATCGTGCTGGTCGGCCCGATGGGCGTGGGCAAGTCCACCGTCGGGCAGCTGCTGGCCGAGCGGCTCGGGGCCGGCTACCGGGACACCGACGACGACATCGTCGCCGCGCAGGGCCGGACGATCGCCGAGATCTTCGTCGAGGAGGGCGAGCCCGCCTTCCGCGCGATCGAGAAGCAGGCCGTGCGCGAGGCGCTGGCCGGGCACGACGGGGTGCTGGCACTGGGCGGCGGCGCCGTCCTCGACCCGGACACCCGCGCGATGCTCGCCGGGCAGCGCGTGGTGTACCTGTCGATGGACGTCGAAGAGGCGGTCAAGCGCACGGGCCTCAACGCGGCCCGGCCGCTGCTCGCCATCAACCCGCGCAAGCAGTGGCGCGAGCTGATGGAGGCCCGCCGGCACCTCTACGAGGAGGTCGCCACGGCCGTGGTCGCCACCGACGGCCGCACCCCCGAAGAGGTCACCCGAGCCGCCCTGGACGCACTGGAGTTGAAGGAAGCATGA
- the aroB gene encoding 3-dehydroquinate synthase, protein MSEAVTRIQVGGTAGTDPYEVLVGRQLLGELPGLIGGKAKRVAIVHPEALAETGDALRADLAGQGFEAVAIQVPNAEEAKTAEVAAYCWKALGQSGFTRTDVIVGVGGGATTDLAGFVAATWLRGVRWIAIPTTVLAMVDAAVGGKTGINTAEGKNLVGAFHPPAGVLCDLAALDSLPVNDYVSGLAEVIKAGFIADPVILDLIESDPEGARTPAGPHTAELIERSIRVKADVVSSDLKESGLREILNYGHTLGHAIEKNERYKWRHGAAVAVGMHFAAELGRLAGRLDDATADRHRTVLESVGLPLHYRHDQWPKLLETMKVDKKSRGDLLRFIVLDGLAKPTVLEGPDPAVLLAAYGEVGQ, encoded by the coding sequence ATGAGCGAGGCAGTGACGCGGATCCAGGTCGGCGGCACGGCGGGCACCGATCCCTACGAGGTCCTCGTGGGCCGTCAACTCCTCGGCGAGCTGCCCGGGTTGATCGGCGGCAAGGCCAAGCGGGTCGCGATCGTCCACCCCGAGGCACTGGCCGAGACCGGTGACGCCCTGCGCGCCGACCTGGCCGGGCAGGGCTTCGAGGCGGTCGCCATCCAGGTGCCCAACGCCGAGGAGGCCAAGACCGCCGAGGTCGCCGCCTACTGCTGGAAGGCGCTGGGCCAGTCCGGGTTCACCCGCACCGACGTCATCGTCGGCGTCGGCGGCGGCGCGACCACGGACCTGGCCGGGTTCGTGGCCGCCACCTGGCTGCGCGGGGTGCGCTGGATCGCGATCCCGACGACGGTCCTGGCCATGGTGGACGCGGCCGTCGGCGGCAAGACCGGCATCAACACCGCCGAGGGCAAGAACCTGGTCGGTGCCTTCCATCCGCCCGCCGGTGTGCTCTGCGACCTGGCCGCGCTGGACTCGCTCCCGGTCAACGACTACGTGTCCGGACTCGCGGAGGTCATCAAGGCCGGATTCATCGCCGACCCGGTGATCCTGGACCTCATCGAGTCCGACCCCGAGGGCGCCCGCACCCCGGCCGGTCCGCACACCGCCGAGCTCATCGAGCGCTCCATCCGGGTGAAGGCCGACGTGGTGTCGTCCGACCTGAAGGAGTCGGGCCTGCGCGAGATCCTCAACTACGGCCACACGCTCGGCCACGCCATCGAGAAGAACGAGCGCTACAAGTGGCGGCACGGCGCGGCGGTCGCGGTGGGCATGCACTTCGCCGCCGAACTGGGCCGTCTCGCCGGGCGGCTGGACGACGCCACGGCCGACCGCCACCGGACCGTCCTCGAATCCGTCGGGCTGCCGCTGCACTACCGGCACGACCAGTGGCCCAAGCTGCTGGAGACCATGAAGGTCGACAAGAAGTCCCGCGGCGATCTGCTGCGCTTCATCGTCCTCGACGGTCTGGCCAAGCCCACCGTGCTGGAGGGGCCCGACCCGGCCGTGCTGCTCGCCGCGTACGGAGAAGTGGGCCAGTAA
- a CDS encoding Pro-rich N-terminal domain-containing protein, translated as MQHAVGSPLPPPHQPGHGPAVGWSPAAHHPGPHHPGAHQGSAPVPPPPPAPGYPAPPPGPGAPPPPASVPPAPDTTGHVPLPPGGPVAMPSAPPATAAPDPAGTTLAVLLIGPAGAGKTSVAKYWADHRRVPTAHISLDDVREWVRSGFADPQSGWNDNSEAQYRLARRTCGFAARNFLANGISCILDDAVFPDRPVVGLGGWKRHVGPGLLPVVLLPGLDIVLERNAERTGNRRLTDEEVARIHGRMAGWYGSGLPIIDNSQLDVPETARVLDDVLARSIASPPKW; from the coding sequence ATGCAGCACGCAGTGGGTTCTCCGCTGCCGCCGCCCCACCAGCCGGGGCACGGACCGGCCGTCGGCTGGTCGCCGGCCGCACACCACCCGGGTCCGCACCACCCGGGCGCGCACCAGGGCTCCGCGCCCGTGCCCCCGCCGCCCCCGGCCCCCGGGTATCCCGCGCCCCCGCCCGGGCCGGGCGCGCCACCGCCGCCGGCCTCCGTCCCTCCGGCGCCGGACACCACCGGCCATGTGCCGCTGCCGCCCGGCGGTCCGGTCGCCATGCCCAGCGCGCCACCCGCGACGGCGGCCCCCGATCCGGCCGGTACGACGCTCGCCGTGCTGCTCATCGGACCCGCGGGGGCCGGGAAGACAAGCGTCGCCAAGTACTGGGCGGACCATCGCCGGGTGCCCACGGCGCACATCAGCCTCGACGACGTACGCGAGTGGGTCCGCTCGGGCTTCGCCGACCCGCAGTCCGGGTGGAACGACAACTCGGAGGCGCAGTACCGCCTCGCCCGCCGCACCTGCGGTTTCGCCGCGCGGAACTTCCTCGCCAACGGCATCTCCTGCATCCTCGACGACGCGGTCTTCCCCGACCGGCCCGTCGTCGGCCTCGGCGGCTGGAAGCGGCACGTCGGGCCGGGCCTGCTGCCGGTCGTCCTGCTGCCCGGGCTGGACATCGTCCTGGAACGCAACGCGGAGCGCACGGGCAATCGGCGGCTGACGGACGAGGAGGTCGCCCGTATCCATGGGCGGATGGCCGGGTGGTACGGGTCCGGCCTGCCGATCATCGACAACTCGCAGTTGGATGTCCCGGAGACGGCGCGGGTGCTGGACGATGTGCTGGCCAGGTCCATTGCCAGCCCGCCGAAGTGGTAG
- a CDS encoding aminopeptidase P family protein: MSEVYAARRTRLREYCNAGGSAAALVSRPANVRYLAGAAPHGAVLLLSKTEDLLVCAGPTADRPTQERPDEALRVKTLPGVGGGDPAVAAAGLAAGQGADSLAVEEHHLTVARHRALGSVAPRLRLANLGGAVEQLRVVKDEEEISCLRIGAEIADQALGELLESILVGRTERHLALELERRLVDHGADGPAFPTSVATGPNAGRPGHRPTDRRVEEGDFLSVCLGATYRGYRCEIGRTFVIGTAPADWQIELYDLVFAAQRAGRESLVPGAACRDVDRAARQVLDSAGYTEGLTALTGHGVGLEIDEDPQLSPAAMGKLDACVPVTVEPGVHLPGRGGVRIDDTLVVRPEADGGPELLTITTKELLAL, from the coding sequence ATGTCAGAGGTGTACGCGGCCCGCCGGACGCGTCTGAGGGAATACTGCAACGCGGGCGGCAGCGCGGCGGCGCTGGTCTCCCGCCCCGCCAACGTGCGCTATCTCGCGGGCGCGGCCCCGCACGGCGCCGTTCTACTGCTGAGCAAGACCGAGGACCTCCTGGTGTGTGCCGGCCCGACGGCCGACCGCCCCACGCAGGAGCGCCCCGACGAGGCCCTGCGCGTAAAGACCCTGCCCGGAGTCGGCGGCGGTGACCCGGCCGTCGCGGCCGCCGGCCTCGCCGCGGGCCAGGGTGCCGACTCCCTCGCCGTGGAGGAGCACCACCTCACCGTGGCCCGGCACCGCGCCCTCGGCTCGGTCGCCCCCCGGCTCCGCCTCGCCAACCTCGGCGGTGCCGTAGAGCAGCTCAGGGTCGTCAAGGACGAGGAGGAGATCTCCTGCCTGCGCATCGGCGCCGAGATCGCCGACCAGGCCCTCGGCGAACTGCTGGAGTCCATCCTCGTCGGGCGGACCGAGCGCCATCTCGCCCTGGAACTCGAAAGACGCCTTGTGGACCACGGGGCCGACGGCCCGGCCTTCCCCACCTCCGTCGCCACGGGGCCCAACGCCGGACGGCCCGGGCACCGGCCCACCGACCGGCGCGTCGAGGAGGGTGACTTCCTCTCGGTCTGCCTGGGCGCGACGTACCGCGGCTACCGCTGCGAGATCGGCCGTACCTTCGTCATCGGCACCGCCCCCGCGGACTGGCAGATCGAGCTGTACGACCTGGTCTTCGCAGCGCAGCGCGCCGGACGTGAGAGCCTGGTACCCGGCGCCGCCTGCCGGGACGTCGACCGTGCCGCCCGCCAGGTCCTGGACTCCGCGGGGTACACAGAGGGCCTCACGGCTCTCACCGGACACGGGGTCGGGCTCGAAATCGACGAGGACCCTCAATTGAGTCCCGCGGCCATGGGTAAACTGGACGCTTGCGTGCCGGTCACCGTCGAGCCTGGGGTCCACCTCCCGGGCCGGGGCGGGGTCCGGATCGATGACACGCTCGTCGTCCGCCCAGAGGCGGATGGCGGACCCGAGCTACTCACCATCACGACCAAGGAGCTGCTCGCCCTGTAG
- the efp gene encoding elongation factor P, whose product MASTNDLKNGMVLKLEGGQLWSVVEFQHVKPGKGPAFVRTKLKNVLSGKVVDKTFNAGVKVETATVDKRDMQFSYMDGEYFVFMDMETYDQLMVDRKAVGDAANFLVEGFTATVAQHEGEVLFVELPAAVELTVQETEPGVQGDRSTGGTKPATLETGHQIQVPLFITTGEKIKVDTRTSDYLGRVNS is encoded by the coding sequence GTGGCTTCCACGAACGACCTCAAGAACGGCATGGTGCTCAAGCTCGAAGGCGGCCAGCTCTGGTCCGTCGTCGAGTTCCAGCACGTCAAGCCCGGCAAGGGCCCGGCCTTCGTGCGCACCAAGCTCAAGAACGTGCTCTCCGGCAAGGTCGTCGACAAGACCTTCAACGCCGGCGTCAAGGTCGAAACGGCCACCGTCGACAAGCGCGACATGCAGTTCTCCTACATGGACGGCGAGTACTTCGTCTTCATGGACATGGAGACCTACGACCAGCTCATGGTCGACCGGAAGGCCGTCGGCGACGCCGCCAACTTCCTCGTCGAGGGCTTCACGGCCACGGTCGCCCAGCACGAGGGCGAGGTGCTCTTCGTCGAGCTGCCGGCCGCCGTCGAGCTGACCGTCCAGGAGACCGAGCCGGGCGTCCAGGGCGACCGCTCCACCGGCGGCACCAAGCCCGCCACGCTGGAGACCGGCCACCAGATCCAGGTCCCGCTCTTCATCACCACCGGTGAGAAGATCAAGGTCGACACCCGCACCAGCGACTACCTCGGCCGGGTGAACAGCTAA
- the nusB gene encoding transcription antitermination factor NusB, translating to MAARNTARKRAFQILFEGDQRGAEVLTVLADWVRLSRADTRQPPVSEYTMELVEGYAQHAKRIDELIAQYSVGWTLDRMPVVDRNILRLGAYELIWVDATPDAVVLDEMVQLAKEFSTDESPSFVNGLLGRLKDLKPSLRRDEV from the coding sequence GTGGCTGCCCGCAACACGGCCCGCAAGCGCGCCTTCCAGATCCTCTTCGAGGGCGACCAGCGCGGCGCCGAGGTCCTGACGGTCCTCGCCGACTGGGTCCGGCTCTCCCGGGCCGACACCCGGCAGCCGCCGGTGAGCGAGTACACGATGGAGCTGGTCGAAGGCTACGCGCAGCACGCGAAGCGCATCGACGAGCTGATCGCCCAGTACTCGGTCGGCTGGACGCTCGACCGGATGCCGGTCGTCGACCGCAACATCCTGCGGCTCGGCGCCTACGAGCTGATCTGGGTCGACGCGACCCCGGACGCCGTCGTCCTCGACGAGATGGTGCAGCTGGCGAAGGAGTTCTCCACGGACGAGTCGCCCTCGTTCGTGAACGGCCTGCTCGGACGGCTGAAGGACCTCAAGCCCTCGCTCCGCCGCGACGAGGTCTGA
- the bldD gene encoding transcriptional regulator BldD produces MSSEYAKQLGAKLRAIRTQQGLSLHGVEEKSQGRWKAVVVGSYERGDRAVTVQRLAELADFYGVPVQELLPGTTPGGAAEPPPKLVLDLERLATVPAEKAGPLQRYAATIQSQRGDYNGKVLSIRQDDLRTLAVIYDQSPSVLTEQLISWGVLDADARRAVATHEEG; encoded by the coding sequence ATGTCCAGCGAATACGCCAAACAGCTCGGGGCCAAGCTCCGGGCGATCCGCACCCAGCAGGGCCTTTCCCTCCACGGTGTCGAGGAGAAGTCCCAGGGACGCTGGAAGGCGGTCGTGGTCGGTTCGTACGAGCGCGGTGACCGTGCCGTGACCGTGCAGCGCCTTGCCGAGCTGGCGGACTTCTACGGCGTTCCGGTGCAGGAGCTGCTCCCGGGCACGACCCCGGGCGGCGCCGCCGAGCCGCCGCCGAAGCTGGTCCTGGACCTGGAGCGGCTGGCCACGGTGCCGGCCGAGAAGGCGGGCCCTCTTCAGCGCTACGCGGCCACGATCCAGTCGCAGCGCGGTGACTACAACGGCAAGGTGCTCTCGATCCGCCAGGACGACCTGCGCACACTCGCCGTCATCTACGACCAGTCGCCCTCCGTCCTCACCGAGCAGCTGATCAGCTGGGGCGTCCTGGACGCGGACGCGCGGCGCGCGGTGGCGACCCACGAGGAGGGCTGA
- the pyrR gene encoding bifunctional pyr operon transcriptional regulator/uracil phosphoribosyltransferase PyrR — translation MDKHGTQSDARPVLEGPDIARVLTRIAHEIVERAKGADDVVLLGIPTRGVFLARRIADKLEQITERKVPCGSLDITMYRDDLRMHPPRALARTEIPGDGIDGRLVVLVDDVLFSGRTIRAALDAMNDIGRPRAVQLAVLVDRGHRELPIRADYVGKNLPTSLRETVKVQLAEEDGRDTVLLGAKPTAQ, via the coding sequence ATGGACAAGCACGGCACACAGTCCGATGCCCGGCCCGTTCTCGAAGGGCCTGACATCGCGCGGGTACTGACCCGCATCGCCCACGAGATCGTCGAACGCGCCAAAGGCGCCGACGACGTGGTGCTCCTCGGCATTCCGACCAGGGGCGTCTTCCTCGCCCGGCGGATCGCCGACAAGCTCGAGCAGATCACCGAGCGCAAGGTTCCGTGCGGCTCGCTCGACATCACCATGTACCGCGACGACCTGCGCATGCACCCGCCGCGTGCGCTGGCCCGCACCGAGATCCCCGGTGACGGCATCGACGGCAGGCTGGTCGTCCTCGTCGACGACGTCCTCTTCTCCGGCCGCACCATCCGCGCCGCCCTCGACGCCATGAACGACATCGGGCGTCCGCGCGCGGTGCAGCTCGCGGTCCTCGTCGACCGCGGTCACCGCGAACTGCCCATCCGCGCCGACTACGTCGGCAAGAACCTCCCCACGTCGTTGCGGGAGACGGTCAAGGTCCAGCTCGCCGAGGAGGACGGTCGCGACACCGTGCTGCTCGGTGCCAAGCCGACCGCCCAGTAG
- a CDS encoding aspartate carbamoyltransferase catalytic subunit codes for MQRHLISAADLTRDDAVLILDTAEEMARVADRPIKKLPTLRGRTIVNLFFEDSTRTRISFEAAEKRLSADVINFSAKGSSVSKGESLKDTAQTLEAMGVDAVVIRHGASGAPYRLANSGWIDAVVVNAGDGTHQHPTQALLDAFTMRRRLIGPDAGIGQDLAGKRITIVGDVLHSRVARSNVDLLHTLGAEVTLVAPPTLLPVGIETWPCAVSYDLDSTLPKSDAVMMLRVQRERMNAAFFPTEREYSRRYGLDGDRMARMPEHAVVMHPGPMVRGMEITAEVADSDRCTVVEQVANGVSIRMAVLYLLLGGNEPAVTHPRTEEK; via the coding sequence ATGCAGCGTCATCTCATCTCGGCCGCCGACCTCACCCGCGACGACGCCGTCCTGATCCTCGACACCGCCGAGGAGATGGCCCGGGTCGCCGACCGGCCGATCAAGAAGCTGCCGACCCTGCGCGGCCGCACGATCGTCAACCTCTTCTTCGAGGACTCCACCCGGACCCGGATCTCCTTCGAGGCGGCCGAGAAGCGTCTCTCCGCGGACGTCATCAACTTCTCCGCCAAGGGCTCCAGCGTCTCCAAGGGCGAGTCCCTGAAGGACACCGCCCAGACGCTGGAAGCCATGGGCGTCGACGCCGTCGTCATCCGGCACGGCGCCTCGGGAGCCCCGTACCGGCTGGCGAACTCCGGCTGGATCGACGCGGTCGTCGTCAACGCCGGCGACGGCACCCACCAGCACCCCACCCAGGCCCTGCTGGACGCCTTCACCATGCGCCGCCGCCTGATCGGCCCGGACGCCGGGATCGGTCAGGACCTCGCCGGCAAGCGCATCACGATCGTCGGCGACGTCCTGCACAGCCGGGTCGCCCGCTCCAACGTCGACCTGCTGCACACCCTCGGCGCCGAGGTCACCCTCGTCGCCCCGCCGACCCTGCTGCCGGTCGGCATCGAGACCTGGCCCTGCGCGGTGTCGTACGACCTCGACAGCACGCTGCCCAAGTCCGACGCGGTGATGATGCTGCGCGTCCAGCGCGAGCGCATGAACGCCGCCTTCTTCCCGACCGAGCGCGAGTACTCCCGGCGCTACGGCCTCGACGGCGACCGCATGGCGCGGATGCCCGAGCACGCCGTCGTGATGCACCCCGGCCCGATGGTCCGCGGGATGGAGATCACCGCCGAGGTCGCCGACTCCGACCGCTGCACCGTCGTCGAGCAGGTCGCGAACGGGGTGTCCATCCGGATGGCCGTCCTGTACCTGCTGCTCGGTGGAAACGAACCCGCCGTCACCCACCCCCGCACCGAGGAGAAGTAA
- a CDS encoding dihydroorotase translates to MSKILIRGAEVLGGEPQDVLIDGGTIAEVGNGLSAEGAEVVEAEGKVLLPGLVDLHTHLREPGREDSETVLTGTRAAASGGYTTVFAMANTFPVADTAGVVEQVWRLGKEHGYCDVQPIGAVTVGLEGRKLAELGAMHESAAGVTVFSDDGKCVHDAVIMRRALEYVKAFGGVVAQHAQEPRLTEGAEMNEGVVSAELGLGGWPAVAEESIIARDVLLAEHVGSRVHICHLSTAGSVEIVRWAKSRGIAVTAEVTPHHLLLTDELVRTYNPVYKVNPPLRTERDVLALREALADGTIDIVATDHAPHPHEDKDCEWAAAAMGMVGLETALSVVQETMVDTGLLDWAGVADRMSFKPAQIGQAKGHGRPVSAGEPANLTLVDTAYRGPVDPAGFASRSRNTPYEGRELPGRVTHTWLRGKATLVDGKLT, encoded by the coding sequence ATGAGCAAGATCCTGATCCGTGGTGCCGAGGTGCTCGGCGGCGAGCCGCAGGACGTGCTGATCGACGGCGGAACCATTGCGGAGGTCGGCAACGGCCTGTCCGCCGAAGGTGCCGAGGTCGTCGAGGCCGAGGGCAAGGTGCTGCTGCCGGGCCTGGTCGACCTGCACACGCATCTGCGCGAGCCCGGCCGCGAGGACTCCGAGACCGTCCTGACCGGTACGCGCGCCGCGGCCTCCGGCGGCTACACCACCGTGTTCGCCATGGCCAACACCTTCCCGGTGGCCGACACCGCCGGTGTCGTCGAGCAGGTCTGGCGGCTCGGCAAGGAGCACGGCTACTGCGACGTCCAGCCGATCGGTGCCGTCACCGTGGGGCTGGAGGGCCGCAAGCTCGCCGAGCTGGGCGCCATGCACGAGTCGGCCGCCGGGGTCACCGTCTTCTCCGACGACGGCAAGTGCGTCCACGACGCCGTGATCATGCGCCGCGCCCTGGAGTACGTGAAGGCCTTCGGCGGTGTCGTCGCGCAGCACGCGCAGGAGCCGCGGCTGACCGAGGGCGCCGAGATGAACGAGGGCGTCGTCTCCGCCGAGCTGGGCCTCGGGGGCTGGCCCGCGGTGGCCGAAGAATCGATCATCGCCCGGGATGTCCTGCTCGCCGAGCACGTCGGCTCCCGCGTCCACATCTGCCACCTGTCGACCGCCGGGTCCGTCGAGATCGTCCGCTGGGCCAAGTCCCGCGGTATCGCCGTGACCGCCGAGGTCACCCCGCACCACCTGCTCCTCACCGACGAGCTGGTCCGCACGTACAACCCCGTCTACAAGGTCAACCCGCCGCTGCGCACCGAGCGCGACGTGCTGGCCCTGCGCGAGGCGCTCGCCGACGGCACGATCGACATCGTCGCCACCGACCACGCCCCGCACCCGCACGAGGACAAGGACTGCGAGTGGGCCGCGGCCGCCATGGGCATGGTCGGCCTGGAGACCGCGTTGTCGGTGGTGCAGGAGACCATGGTCGACACGGGCCTGCTGGACTGGGCCGGCGTCGCCGACCGGATGTCCTTCAAGCCCGCGCAGATCGGACAGGCCAAGGGGCACGGCCGTCCCGTCTCGGCAGGTGAGCCCGCCAACCTCACCCTCGTCGACACGGCATACCGTGGCCCTGTGGACCCCGCGGGCTTCGCCTCGCGCAGCCGCAACACCCCCTACGAGGGGCGTGAGCTGCCGGGCCGTGTGACGCACACGTGGCTGCGGGGCAAGGCCACGCTCGTCGACGGGAAGCTCACGTGA
- the carA gene encoding glutamine-hydrolyzing carbamoyl-phosphate synthase small subunit — protein sequence MTTSTRGAAKTPAVLVLEDGRVFRGRAYGAVGETFGEAVFSTGMTGYQETLTDPSYHRQVVVMTAPHVGNTGVNDEDPESKRIWVSGYVVRDPARVPSNWRSRRSLDEELAAQGVVGISGIDTRALTRHLRERGAMRVGIFSGDTIQDDAALLARVQDAPQMKGANLSAEVATTEPYVVPAIGEKKFTVAAVDLGIKGMTPHRMAERGIEVHVLPATATVEDVYAVNPDGVFFSNGPGDPATADHPVSLMRGVLERGTPLFGICFGNQILGRALGFGTYKLKYGHRGINQPVQDRTTGKVEVTAHNHGFAVDAPLDQVSETPFGRAEVSHVCLNDNVVEGLQLLDRPAFSVQYHPEAAAGPHDAAYLFDRFVSLMEGQRA from the coding sequence ATGACCACCTCCACCAGGGGAGCTGCAAAAACTCCCGCCGTACTCGTCCTGGAGGACGGCCGGGTCTTCCGCGGCCGTGCCTACGGGGCCGTGGGGGAGACCTTCGGCGAAGCGGTGTTCTCCACCGGCATGACCGGCTACCAGGAGACCCTCACCGACCCCTCGTACCACCGCCAGGTCGTGGTGATGACCGCCCCGCACGTCGGCAACACCGGCGTCAACGACGAGGACCCGGAGTCGAAGCGCATCTGGGTCTCGGGGTACGTCGTGCGCGACCCCGCGCGCGTGCCGTCCAACTGGCGCTCGAGGCGCTCGCTGGACGAGGAGCTGGCGGCGCAGGGCGTCGTCGGCATCTCCGGCATCGACACCCGCGCCCTCACGCGCCACCTGCGCGAGCGCGGCGCCATGCGCGTCGGCATCTTCAGCGGTGACACGATCCAGGACGACGCCGCGCTGCTGGCCCGCGTCCAGGACGCCCCCCAGATGAAGGGTGCGAACCTCTCCGCCGAGGTCGCCACCACCGAGCCGTACGTCGTGCCCGCGATCGGCGAGAAGAAGTTCACCGTCGCCGCCGTCGACCTCGGCATCAAGGGCATGACCCCGCACCGCATGGCCGAGCGCGGCATCGAGGTGCACGTGCTCCCGGCGACCGCGACCGTCGAGGACGTCTACGCGGTCAACCCGGACGGCGTGTTCTTCTCCAACGGCCCCGGCGACCCCGCCACCGCCGACCACCCCGTCTCCCTCATGCGGGGCGTCCTGGAGCGCGGCACGCCGCTGTTCGGCATCTGCTTCGGCAACCAGATCCTGGGCCGCGCGCTCGGCTTCGGCACCTACAAGCTGAAGTACGGCCACCGCGGCATCAACCAGCCGGTGCAGGACCGGACGACCGGCAAGGTCGAGGTCACCGCGCACAACCACGGCTTCGCCGTCGACGCCCCGCTCGACCAGGTCTCCGAGACCCCGTTCGGCCGCGCCGAGGTGTCCCACGTCTGCCTCAACGACAACGTGGTGGAGGGGCTCCAGCTCCTCGACCGCCCCGCCTTCAGCGTCCAGTACCACCCCGAAGCGGCAGCCGGCCCGCACGACGCCGCCTACCTGTTCGACCGCTTCGTTTCCCTGATGGAGGGCCAGCGTGCCTAA